The following proteins are encoded in a genomic region of Patagioenas fasciata isolate bPatFas1 chromosome 26, bPatFas1.hap1, whole genome shotgun sequence:
- the SLC4A5 gene encoding electrogenic sodium bicarbonate cotransporter 4 isoform X5 translates to MLEDEDGMSERGLGGSRRRYDDEEDYHSIYIGVPVPRGYRRKRRRRRSASSRDRASESERHYERHDRSDTDDGGHGCYESGNDNASRTMSPAAERLRYILGEDDEPPNPTLFTEMDTLQHDGDEMEWKESARWIKFEEKVEEGGERWSKPHVSTLSLHSLFELRTCLQTGTVLLDLDGYSLPQIIDDVIEKQIEDGLLKPELREKISYVLLRKHRHQTKKPIHRSLADIGKSVSSNTTRSPVRSPATGAAFHRSTEDLRMRQSASYGRLRHAQSRSMNDISDTPSTDQLKNKFIKKIPKDAEASNVLVGEVEFLEKPFVAFVRLLQATMLGGVTEVPVPTRFLFILLGPAGKAKSYNEIGRAIATLMVDDLFSDVAYKARDREDLIAGIDEFLDEVIVLPPGEWDPNIRIEPPKKVPSAEKRKSVFSLNEVGQMNGTAGGAGAGGGGGGSEDGEMPEVHEIGEELAWTGRFCGGLYLDIKRKLPWFPSDFYEAFHIQSISAILFIYLGCITNAITFGGLLGDATDNYQGVMESFLGTAMAGSMFCLFAGQPLIILSSTGPILIFEKLLFDFSKGNGIDYMEFRLWIGLHSALQCLILVATDASFIIKYITRFTEEGFSTLISFIFIYDAIKKMIGAFKYYPINSDFKPDYVTMYKCECIAPDPANATLFDASAPVAPNTTNVSLYNAINLTALDWTQLSKKECLKYGGSLVGKSCKFVPDLALMSFILFFGTYSMTLTLKKFKFSRYFPTKPTRVDRGWFVFPFGKNPWWVYLASALPALLVTILIFMDQQITAVIVNRKEHKLRKAAGYHLDLFWVGILMAVCSFMGLPWYVAATVISIAHIDSLKMETETSAPGEQPQFLGVREQRVTGIIVFVLTGISVFLAPILKYIPMPVLYGVFLYMGVASLNGIQFWERCKLFLMPAKHQPDYVFLRHVPLRRIHLFTLVQIICLAVLWILKSTVAAIIFPVMILALILVRRLLDFVFSQHDLAWIDNIIPEKEKKKEDDKKKKKKGNKGGSSSDEEFPPPSVIKIPMEPLPSQPQNGGPHCLSRKRSSTWSFAF, encoded by the exons ATTACCACTCCATCTACATCGGGGTGCCGGTGCCGCGGGGCTACCGGCGGAAACGGCGTCGGCGAAGATCGGCGTCCAGCCGGGACCGGGCGAGTGAGAGCGAGCGGCACTACGAGCGCCACGACCGCTCCGACACCGACGACGGCGGCCACGGCTGCTATGAGAGCGGCAACGACAATGCCAGCAGGACCA TGTCACCGGCTGCCGAACGTCTCCGCTACATCTTGGGGGAAGACGATGAGCCTCCCAACCCCACGTTGTTCACCGAGATGGACACGCTGCAGCACGACGGCGACGAGATGGAGTGGAAAGAATCGGCCAG GTGGATCAAGTTTGAAGAGAAGGTGGAGGAAGGTGGGGAGAGGTGGAGCAAGCCCCACGTGTCCACGTTGTCCTTGCACAGCCTGTTTGAGCTGCGGACGTGTCTACAGACGGGAACGGTGCTCCTGGACTTGGACGGCTACTCTTTGCCCCAGATCATAG ATGATGTTATTGAGAAGCAGATTGAGGACGGGCTGCTCAAGCCGGAGCTGCGGGAGAAGATTAGCTACGTGCTCCTCAGGAAGCACCGGCACCAAACCAAGAAGCCAATCCACCGGTCCTTGGCCGACATCGGCAAGTCCGTCTCCTCCAACACGA CGCGCAGCCCCGTCCGGAGCCCGGCCACCGGCGCCGCCTTCCACCGCTCCACCGAGGACCTGCGGATGCGCCAGAGCGCCAGCTACGGCCGCCTGC GTCACGCGCAGAGTCGGAGCATGAACGACATCTCGGACACTCCGAGCACCGACCAG CTGAAGAACAAGTTCATCAAGAAGATCCCCAAGGACGCAGAGGCCTCCAACGTGCTGGTGGGAGAAGTGGAATTCCTGGAGAAGCCCTTTGTGGCTTTCGTGCGGCTCCTCCAGGCGACGATGCTGGGAGGGGTGACGGAGGTGCCCGTCCCCACCAG GTTCCTCTTTATTCTCCTTGGTCCCGCGGGAAAAGCCAAATCCTACAACGAGATCGGCAGAGCCATCGCAACGCTCATGGTGGATGAT CTCTTCAGTGATGTTGCCTACAAAGCCCGGGACAGAGAAGACCTGATCGCCGGCATCGATGAGTTCCTGGATGAAGTCATCGTCCTGCCGCCCGGCGAGTGGGACCCCAACATTAGGATCGAACCACCCAAAAAAGTGCCCTCGGCTGAGAAGAG AAAATCGGTTTTCTCACTGAACGAGGTTGGGCAGATGAACGGCACGGCTGGTGGGGCAGGCGCTGGAGGCGGTGGAGGCGGCAGCGAGGATGGAGAGATGCCCGAAGTTCATGAAATTGGGGAAGAACTCGCATGGACCGGCAG GTTTTGCGGTGGCCTCTATTTGGATATCAAGAGGAAGCTGCCCTGGTTCCCCAGCGATTTCTATGAAGCTTTTCATATCCAGTCCATCTCCGCCATCCTCTTCATctacctgggctgcatcaccaacGCCATCACCTTCGGGGGCTTGCTTGGGGACGCTACGGATAACTACCAG GGCGTCATGGAGAGCTTCCTGGGCACGGCCATGGCCGGCTCCATGTTCTGCCTCTTCGCCGGGCAACCACTCATCATCCTCAGCAGCACCGGTCCCATCCTCATCTTTGAGAAGCTGCTCTTCGACTTCAGCAA AGGCAACGGCATCGACTACATGGAGTTCCGCCTCTGGATTGGCTTGCACTCTGCCCTACAGTGCCTTATCCTGGTGGCCACCGACGCCAGCTTCATTATAAAATACATCACCCGCTTCACAGAGGAAGGCTTCTCCACCCTCATCAGCTTCATCTTCATCTACGACGCCATCAAGAAGATGATCGGAGCCTTTAAGTACTACCCCATCAATTCGGATTTCAAGCCGGACTACGTGACCATGTACAAGTGCGAGTGCATCGCTCCCGACCCAG CCAACGCGACCTTGTTCGATGCTTCAGCTCCGGTGGCGCCCAACACCACTAACGTTTCTCTG TACAATGCTATTAACCTCACAGCTCTGGACTGGACTCAGCTGAGTAAGAAGGAATGTCTCAAATACGGTGGCAGCTTAGTGGGGAAATCCTGTAAATTCGTGCCCGACCTGGCCCTTATGTCCTTCATCCTCTTCTTCGGGACCTACTCCATGACCTTGACCCTGAAAAAGTTCAAATTCAGCCGCTATTTCCCTACCAAG CCTACCCGCGTGGACCGAGGGTGGTTCGTGTTTCCCTTCGGGAAGAACCCATGGTGGGTTTACCTGGCGAGCGCCCTGCCCGCCCTCCTCGtcaccatcctcatcttcatggACCAGCAGATCACGGCCGTCATCGTCAACAGGAAGGAGCACAAGCTACGG AAAGCCGCGGGCTACCACCTGGACCTCTTCTGGGTGGGCATCCTCATGGCCGTCTGCTCCTTCATGGGGCTGCCCTGGTACGTGGCGGCCACCGTCATCTCCATCGCCCACATCGACAGCCTCAAGATGGAGACGGAGACCAGCGCCCCGGGGGAGCAGCCCCAGTTCTTGGGGGTCAG GGAGCAAAGAGTGACAGGAATCATCGTCTTCGTGCTGACGGGGATTTCCGTCTTCCTGGCCCCCATCCTGAAG TACATCCCCATGCCGGTGCTGTACGGAGTCTTTCTGTACATGGGCGTCGCATCGCTGAACGGCATCCAG TTCTGGGAGCGCTGCAAACTCTTCCTCATGCCGGCCAAGCACCAACCCGACTACGTCTTCCTCCGGCACGTGCCGCTGCGCCGCATCCACCTCTTCACGCTGGTGCAGATCATCTGTCTGGCCGTGCTCTGGATCCTCAAATCCACCGTGGCTGCCATCATCTTCCCCGTCATG ATTTTAGCCCTGATTCTGGTGAGGCGGCTCCTGGATTTTGTCTTCTCCCAACATGACCTGGCTTGGATTGACAACATCATCCccgagaaggagaagaagaaagaggatgacaagaaaaagaagaaaaaaggcaacaaaggaggcagcagcagcgaCGAGGAG TTCCCACCTCCCTCAGTCATTAAGATCCCCATGGAGCCCCTGCCATCGCAGCCccaaaacgggggtccccattgcCTCAGCC GAAAGAGGTCCTCCACCTGGAGCTTTGCGTTCTGA